In one window of Halorubrum sp. BV1 DNA:
- a CDS encoding mechanosensitive ion channel family protein, whose protein sequence is MAAAPPARAVVAVGGALDPYLGPFTGTVVDAGTFLTVLAAVYVVFKIAIAPLFERVFNRRGLDDHARKPLQKLLTFVVFFAGVTVAFGAAGYGDFLQSLATIGAAATLAIGFALQDVLKNFVAGVFIFTDKPFRIGDWIEWQGNSGVVEDISLRVTRVRTFDNELLTVPNNVLTGDVIKNPVAKKTLRLKFVFGIDYEDDIDKATEIIVEEAERSEAILDDPAPSVRLTELADSYVGLQSRIWIDDPSRADFVKTRADYVKAVKERFDEEDISIPFPQRTVSGRNSWEEPSAFGGD, encoded by the coding sequence ATGGCCGCCGCGCCCCCGGCGCGAGCCGTCGTCGCTGTCGGCGGCGCACTGGACCCGTATCTCGGACCCTTCACCGGCACGGTCGTCGACGCGGGGACGTTCCTTACCGTACTCGCGGCGGTGTACGTGGTGTTTAAGATCGCCATCGCGCCGCTTTTCGAGCGGGTGTTCAACCGCCGGGGGCTCGACGATCACGCGCGGAAGCCGCTACAGAAGCTGCTGACGTTCGTCGTCTTCTTCGCCGGAGTCACGGTCGCGTTCGGCGCGGCCGGCTACGGCGACTTCCTGCAGTCGCTGGCGACGATCGGGGCCGCGGCGACGCTCGCCATCGGATTCGCGCTCCAAGACGTGCTCAAGAACTTCGTCGCTGGGGTGTTCATCTTCACGGACAAACCGTTCCGGATCGGCGACTGGATCGAGTGGCAGGGGAACTCCGGCGTCGTCGAGGACATCTCGCTCCGTGTGACCCGTGTCCGAACGTTCGATAACGAACTGCTCACGGTACCGAACAACGTGCTCACGGGCGACGTGATCAAAAACCCCGTCGCGAAGAAGACCCTCCGGCTGAAGTTCGTCTTCGGGATCGACTACGAGGACGACATCGACAAGGCGACGGAGATCATCGTGGAGGAGGCGGAGCGGAGCGAGGCCATTCTGGACGACCCCGCCCCGTCGGTGCGGCTGACGGAGCTGGCGGACTCGTACGTCGGGTTGCAGTCGCGGATCTGGATCGACGACCCCTCGCGCGCGGACTTCGTGAAGACCCGCGCCGACTACGTGAAGGCGGTCAAAGAGCGGTTCGACGAGGAGGACATCTCGATCCCGTTCCCGCAGCGCACCGTCTCGGGACGGAACTCGTGGGAGGAACCGAGCGCGTTCGGCGGGGACTGA
- a CDS encoding phytoene/squalene synthase family protein translates to MSGRSHGPVEPDLSWCHEAVQGVSRTFALTVDVLEEPMASQICVGYLLCRVADTVEDAGHIPPAAQSDVLRTYRRAIDPDSDVDIATFREAVDEWLPAPEKRDEDWEVVAEAPTIVATFEELDPEARAAIVPPVIEMVDGMAMFVDRHATEGGLRIDDREELEQYCYYAAGTVGNLITNLLTRGDVTEDRAKRLRDTAEEFGLLLQLVNVSKDVYDDYTEENNVYLPAEWLADEGVDQERVVHPANRESSARVVDRTADLARSFLDDAQAYLETMPLSNGNTIEAWTVPYLLAVGTLRELSSRPEDALTETGVKISRKEVFAVMSVAGEAGRDSLADLRKTISRTPFHRAVEPAD, encoded by the coding sequence ATGAGCGGACGATCACACGGCCCCGTCGAACCCGACCTCTCGTGGTGTCACGAGGCGGTGCAAGGCGTCTCCCGAACCTTTGCGCTGACCGTCGACGTGTTAGAGGAGCCGATGGCCTCGCAGATCTGCGTGGGATACCTCCTCTGTCGGGTCGCCGACACCGTCGAAGACGCGGGGCACATCCCGCCCGCCGCCCAGAGCGACGTGTTGCGGACGTACCGCCGCGCGATCGACCCCGACAGCGACGTCGACATCGCGACGTTCCGCGAGGCGGTCGACGAGTGGCTCCCGGCTCCCGAAAAACGCGACGAGGACTGGGAGGTCGTCGCCGAGGCACCCACGATCGTGGCGACGTTCGAAGAACTCGACCCCGAGGCCCGCGCCGCGATCGTCCCGCCCGTCATCGAGATGGTCGACGGGATGGCGATGTTCGTCGACCGTCATGCCACCGAGGGCGGTCTCCGGATAGACGACCGCGAGGAGCTAGAACAGTACTGTTACTACGCCGCCGGCACCGTCGGCAACCTCATCACGAACCTCCTCACCCGCGGCGACGTCACCGAGGACCGCGCGAAGCGGCTCCGCGACACCGCAGAGGAGTTTGGCCTCCTCTTACAGCTCGTGAACGTCTCGAAAGACGTGTACGACGACTACACCGAAGAGAACAACGTCTACCTCCCGGCGGAGTGGCTCGCCGACGAAGGCGTCGACCAAGAGCGCGTCGTCCACCCGGCGAACCGCGAATCGTCGGCCCGCGTGGTCGACCGCACCGCCGATCTCGCGCGCTCGTTCCTCGACGACGCGCAGGCGTACCTCGAGACGATGCCGCTCTCGAACGGGAACACGATTGAGGCGTGGACGGTTCCGTATCTGCTAGCCGTGGGCACGCTCCGCGAGCTCAGCTCGCGCCCGGAAGACGCGCTCACCGAGACCGGCGTGAAGATATCCAGAAAAGAGGTGTTCGCCGTGATGTCGGTCGCCGGCGAAGCGGGGCGCGACTCGCTCGCGGACCTCCGGAAGACCATCTCCCGAACGCCGTTCCACAGGGCCGTCGAACCGGCGGACTGA
- a CDS encoding archaellin/type IV pilin N-terminal domain-containing protein: MRVSERGQSEVIGVVLLLGITIAAVTATVATGSVALGLITDEAQSASVENGMSQFSSQSSLVALGETDARRFDLGSVDGGQLRLDEDAGHVTVRIENGTDGETTVYDGSIGTLEYVGSDRTVALQGGGVWTASNGYGRMVSPPEYHYRGTTLTFPIVRLTGTEQTPQSGTGVVRRSSGGTDNVTETANPLENGTVVVEVQSDYYEGWYEFFSQRADGSVTKYDGNRTTVARLVVPDEVVFDRAISLEGDYTHGNNGNGGLDESLYEEDEVHPSPGPMIDSALQEGADSGEPLSNCFDADPCTGGTYYASGDVDVGQRVEFDTSGGDVTIAVDGDLDLGGNELEITNEGDGVVRYYVNGSVFANGDATVGTTSAAVEAQRNQFYVRDGFLEDGPGQGTVDVDAVVYAPNSDTDLAGSVTLRGGFVFDSLTTQSSAFSVEHDDTLDDIEIRIAGGSGRNSITYLHVSENAVEVEFD, translated from the coding sequence ATGAGAGTCAGCGAGCGCGGCCAAAGCGAGGTGATCGGCGTCGTGCTCCTGTTAGGAATCACCATCGCGGCCGTGACGGCCACGGTGGCGACGGGGAGCGTCGCACTCGGGCTGATCACCGACGAGGCCCAGTCTGCGAGCGTCGAAAACGGGATGTCTCAGTTCTCCTCGCAGTCCAGCCTCGTCGCGCTCGGCGAGACGGACGCGCGGCGGTTCGACCTCGGGAGCGTCGACGGCGGACAACTTCGCCTCGACGAGGACGCCGGGCACGTCACGGTGCGGATCGAAAACGGAACCGACGGCGAGACGACGGTGTACGACGGGTCGATAGGCACGCTGGAGTACGTCGGATCGGACCGTACCGTCGCGCTGCAGGGCGGCGGCGTCTGGACCGCCTCCAACGGCTACGGGCGGATGGTCTCGCCGCCGGAGTACCACTACCGAGGGACCACGCTCACGTTCCCGATCGTGCGCCTGACGGGGACGGAGCAGACCCCGCAGTCGGGGACCGGCGTCGTCCGTCGGTCGTCGGGCGGCACCGACAACGTCACCGAGACGGCGAACCCCCTCGAAAACGGGACGGTCGTCGTGGAGGTACAGAGCGACTACTACGAGGGGTGGTACGAGTTCTTCAGCCAGCGCGCCGACGGCTCGGTGACGAAGTACGACGGCAATCGGACGACGGTCGCGCGCTTGGTCGTGCCGGACGAGGTCGTGTTCGACCGGGCGATCTCTCTCGAAGGCGATTACACGCACGGAAACAACGGGAACGGCGGCCTCGACGAGTCGCTCTACGAGGAGGACGAGGTGCATCCGTCGCCCGGGCCGATGATCGACTCCGCGCTACAGGAGGGTGCGGACTCCGGCGAGCCGCTCTCGAACTGTTTCGACGCCGACCCCTGTACGGGCGGCACCTACTACGCGTCCGGCGATGTCGACGTCGGCCAGCGGGTGGAGTTTGACACGAGCGGCGGCGACGTCACGATCGCGGTCGACGGCGATCTTGACCTCGGCGGGAACGAACTCGAGATCACGAACGAGGGCGACGGCGTCGTCCGGTACTACGTCAACGGCTCCGTGTTCGCGAACGGCGACGCGACGGTGGGTACGACGAGCGCCGCCGTCGAGGCGCAGCGGAATCAGTTCTACGTGCGAGACGGGTTCCTCGAAGACGGCCCCGGACAGGGGACCGTCGACGTCGACGCGGTCGTGTACGCCCCGAACTCGGACACGGACCTCGCCGGGAGCGTCACGCTCCGTGGCGGCTTCGTGTTCGACTCCCTGACTACGCAGAGCAGCGCGTTCAGCGTCGAACACGACGACACGCTCGACGACATCGAGATCCGTATCGCGGGCGGCAGCGGTCGGAACTCGATCACGTACCTCCATGTGAGCGAGAACGCCGTGGAGGTCGAGTTCGACTGA
- a CDS encoding PH domain-containing protein: MRLAPQSIPYRALQKVSGFVVVGFFVVNSNGWGLPLAVGVAGAMLLAAFGYETAYYRRFDYEFAADTFDIASGVISRREREIPYRRIQNVDVSQSVIQRAIGIAAVDLETAGGSSTEGSIRFVSPAEATRIRREVQRRKSGAGGESGTGGDADDPATAGVSGGAADAETELFAISPKELALVGALSFDGRLIGLLAFLGSGSFPVLSGFLPGADAAALTATAFVAVGGLFLVSWVLGAGVAFSNYYGFRLARAGDELRYERGLFRRYSGSIPTEKVQTLTITDNPAKRALGYASLAIETAGYAPGQNGDQGSQSAVPIAAAARVYGLAREVEPFGDPRFDRPPKRIRWRYAFRYTLGVAVLTGIAFATDWYLVADLPWFGLLVLLPAVPPAAHLKWKHRGYWLGEDHLLTRNGFWSRTVTVVPYYRVQNVIDSRTVFQRRWGVATIVADTAGSSSLTGNEAAAVDIAVDEAVALRETLRERLHEAVSARRRQRSGFEWIEGDPGDDPPDEGGGTPGDGDEVPGDGDEVPEDDTTESARSDTATAADAATVEADAEEPPDDGVIRPDFAGSDRDYSEPAKRVDTGNYAVDRFPSDADVTHRDENDDDSDADGDAADTDGVSDDSDGNHDSDSDDSDDSDDHGRRTEDRQ, translated from the coding sequence GTGAGACTCGCGCCCCAGTCGATCCCGTACCGCGCGCTTCAGAAGGTCTCGGGGTTCGTCGTCGTCGGCTTCTTCGTCGTGAACAGCAACGGCTGGGGACTTCCGCTCGCGGTCGGCGTCGCCGGAGCGATGCTCCTCGCCGCCTTCGGCTACGAGACGGCGTACTACCGACGGTTCGACTACGAGTTCGCCGCCGATACCTTCGACATCGCGTCGGGGGTGATCTCTCGCCGCGAGCGAGAGATACCCTACCGACGGATACAGAACGTCGACGTGAGCCAGAGCGTGATCCAGCGGGCGATCGGGATCGCGGCCGTCGATCTGGAGACGGCCGGCGGGTCGAGCACCGAGGGGTCCATCCGGTTCGTCTCGCCGGCCGAGGCGACGCGGATCCGACGCGAGGTCCAGCGTCGAAAGAGCGGCGCGGGCGGCGAGAGCGGAACGGGCGGCGACGCCGACGACCCGGCGACGGCCGGCGTGTCGGGCGGAGCCGCCGACGCTGAGACGGAGCTGTTCGCCATCTCGCCGAAAGAGCTTGCACTCGTCGGCGCGCTGTCGTTCGACGGCCGTCTGATCGGCCTGCTGGCGTTCTTGGGATCCGGTTCCTTCCCGGTGCTCTCGGGGTTCCTCCCGGGCGCTGACGCCGCCGCGCTCACCGCGACGGCGTTCGTCGCCGTCGGCGGGCTGTTCCTCGTGTCGTGGGTGCTCGGCGCGGGCGTCGCGTTCTCGAACTACTACGGGTTCCGGCTCGCGCGAGCCGGCGACGAGTTGCGGTACGAGCGCGGCCTCTTCCGTCGGTACAGCGGGTCGATCCCGACCGAGAAGGTCCAGACGCTCACTATCACGGACAACCCGGCGAAGCGCGCGCTCGGGTACGCGAGCCTCGCCATCGAGACCGCCGGCTACGCCCCGGGACAGAACGGCGATCAGGGGAGCCAGTCGGCGGTCCCGATCGCAGCCGCCGCCCGCGTCTACGGACTCGCCCGCGAGGTGGAGCCGTTCGGCGACCCGCGCTTCGATCGGCCGCCGAAACGGATCCGGTGGCGGTACGCGTTCCGGTACACACTCGGGGTCGCCGTTCTCACCGGAATCGCGTTCGCGACCGACTGGTATCTCGTCGCCGACCTGCCGTGGTTCGGTCTCCTCGTGCTCCTCCCCGCCGTACCGCCCGCCGCGCATCTCAAGTGGAAACACCGCGGCTACTGGCTCGGCGAGGACCACCTGCTCACGCGGAACGGGTTCTGGAGCCGAACCGTGACCGTCGTCCCGTACTATCGAGTGCAAAACGTCATCGACAGTCGCACGGTGTTCCAGCGCCGGTGGGGAGTCGCGACGATCGTCGCCGACACCGCCGGCTCTAGTTCGCTCACCGGCAACGAGGCCGCCGCCGTCGACATCGCGGTCGACGAGGCGGTCGCGCTCCGTGAGACCCTTCGCGAGCGACTCCACGAGGCCGTGTCGGCGCGGCGACGGCAACGGAGCGGATTCGAGTGGATCGAAGGCGACCCCGGAGACGACCCCCCCGACGAGGGCGGCGGGACTCCCGGAGACGGAGACGAGGTTCCCGGAGACGGAGACGAGGTTCCCGAGGACGACACGACGGAGAGCGCTCGAAGCGACACGGCCACCGCCGCCGACGCGGCGACGGTCGAGGCGGACGCCGAAGAGCCGCCGGACGACGGCGTGATCCGACCCGACTTCGCGGGGAGCGACCGCGATTACTCCGAGCCGGCGAAGCGCGTCGACACGGGCAACTACGCGGTCGATCGGTTCCCGTCCGACGCCGACGTGACGCATCGAGACGAAAATGACGACGACAGCGACGCGGACGGCGACGCTGCGGATACTGACGGTGTCTCCGACGACAGCGACGGCAACCACGACAGTGACAGCGACGACAGTGACGACAGCGACGATCATGGCAGACGCACTGAGGACCGTCAGTAA
- a CDS encoding PH domain-containing protein has product MTAQSLHPRVRIVWILRAALVAVLVSLPVAAVAYLGYVPRWSAGAVGGVALVVGVAHATLKYRRWSYEIREDALYLDRGVITQVRTTVPLVRIQHVDSRRGPVERAVGLASCVVYTAGSRGADVQIPGLTPSGASDLREELKRLAIRADGEDAV; this is encoded by the coding sequence ATGACCGCTCAGTCGCTTCATCCCCGCGTACGGATCGTGTGGATCCTCCGTGCGGCGCTCGTCGCCGTGCTCGTCTCCCTCCCAGTCGCCGCCGTGGCCTACCTGGGCTACGTGCCACGATGGTCTGCGGGCGCGGTCGGCGGCGTCGCGCTCGTCGTCGGCGTCGCACACGCCACGTTGAAGTACCGACGCTGGAGCTACGAGATCCGCGAGGACGCGCTGTACCTCGACCGCGGCGTGATCACGCAGGTCCGGACGACCGTCCCGCTGGTGCGAATCCAGCACGTCGACTCGCGCCGCGGGCCGGTCGAGCGCGCCGTCGGCCTCGCCTCCTGTGTGGTGTACACGGCCGGATCGCGGGGAGCGGACGTACAGATCCCGGGACTGACGCCGAGCGGGGCGAGCGACCTTCGCGAGGAGCTGAAACGGCTTGCGATCCGCGCCGACGGGGAGGACGCGGTGTGA
- a CDS encoding HD domain-containing protein, whose product MVPVGVEIKETEVSDEEFAEMKAFVRDYLAASVESEDDGGRMRWYPWHSADYRFNHILNVVDLATEIAASESADLDVVRVAAVFHDVAKLEAEQDVHAEAGARVAREYLTSRGDYPEWFVDEVCGAVVDHSYTGDLDDVPLESRCLIEADVLDKVGANGAVLMLLRMGYESRTHMDAAKMVDRVLQRAHDHTERVVSDSAESIAHQRIKRVKWLREWLEEEVSRMDADGVTDR is encoded by the coding sequence GTGGTTCCCGTGGGCGTCGAGATTAAGGAAACGGAGGTGAGCGACGAGGAGTTCGCCGAGATGAAAGCGTTTGTGAGAGATTACCTCGCAGCCAGCGTCGAGAGCGAGGACGATGGCGGTCGGATGCGGTGGTATCCGTGGCACTCGGCCGACTACCGGTTTAACCACATCCTCAACGTCGTCGACCTCGCGACCGAGATCGCGGCGTCGGAGAGCGCCGACCTCGACGTGGTCCGCGTCGCGGCGGTGTTCCACGACGTCGCGAAACTGGAGGCCGAACAGGACGTCCACGCCGAGGCCGGCGCGCGCGTCGCCCGCGAGTACCTCACGAGCCGCGGCGACTACCCGGAGTGGTTCGTCGACGAGGTGTGCGGCGCGGTCGTCGACCACTCGTACACCGGTGACCTCGACGACGTGCCCTTGGAGAGCCGGTGCCTGATCGAAGCGGACGTGCTCGATAAGGTCGGCGCGAACGGCGCGGTCCTGATGCTCCTGCGGATGGGATACGAGTCCCGCACGCACATGGACGCCGCGAAGATGGTCGACCGCGTCTTACAGCGCGCACACGACCACACCGAGCGCGTCGTCTCCGACAGCGCAGAGAGCATCGCCCACCAGCGGATAAAACGCGTGAAGTGGTTGCGCGAGTGGCTCGAAGAAGAAGTGTCGCGGATGGACGCCGACGGCGTCACCGACCGCTGA
- a CDS encoding acyl-CoA dehydrogenase family protein, protein MELTLSAEQRQIRDTVASFVDEEVVPRAADIDETDEFPADLIDEMADLGFMGMPFPVEYGGSGLDYHSYVLGLAEIARGSGGLGTIVAAHTSLAGTMVYDFGDEAQKSEYLTPLAAGDDVGAFALSEAEAGSDVPAMSTVAERDGDGYVVNGGKLWISNGSVADTVVLFAKTDPDAGRDGISAFVVRPDEDEGFVVEGTEKKLGDKGCPTAELRFDDMWLPEDRLLGDEGEGFVQALKTLNGGRITIAARSVGIARAALDEATSYAQEREQFDRPIADFQAIQHKLADMDTKTRAAELLMHEAADLKMRDESFVKEAAQAKLYASEIAREVANEGIQIHGGYGYTKDFPAERFYRDAKLSEIYEGTSEVLRNTIAQQLLDE, encoded by the coding sequence ATGGAGCTAACGCTCTCAGCGGAGCAGCGACAAATCCGTGACACCGTCGCGTCGTTCGTCGACGAGGAGGTCGTCCCGCGCGCCGCCGACATCGACGAGACGGACGAGTTCCCCGCGGACCTGATAGACGAAATGGCCGACCTCGGGTTCATGGGGATGCCGTTCCCCGTCGAGTACGGCGGTTCCGGACTCGATTACCACAGCTACGTGCTCGGGCTCGCGGAGATCGCCCGCGGGTCGGGCGGGCTCGGCACGATCGTCGCCGCCCACACCTCTCTCGCCGGTACCATGGTGTACGACTTCGGTGACGAAGCCCAAAAGTCGGAGTACCTCACGCCGCTCGCCGCTGGCGACGACGTCGGCGCGTTCGCGCTCTCGGAGGCCGAGGCCGGCTCCGACGTTCCGGCCATGTCCACGGTCGCCGAGCGGGACGGCGACGGCTACGTCGTGAACGGCGGGAAGCTGTGGATATCGAACGGGTCCGTCGCCGACACGGTCGTCCTCTTCGCGAAGACGGATCCTGACGCCGGCCGAGATGGGATCTCCGCGTTCGTCGTCCGTCCCGACGAAGACGAGGGGTTCGTCGTCGAGGGGACGGAAAAGAAGCTCGGTGACAAGGGGTGTCCCACGGCGGAACTGCGCTTCGATGACATGTGGCTGCCCGAGGATCGGCTCCTCGGGGACGAGGGAGAGGGGTTCGTGCAGGCGCTGAAGACGCTGAACGGGGGCCGGATAACCATCGCGGCACGCTCCGTCGGCATCGCTCGCGCCGCGCTCGACGAAGCGACGTCGTACGCGCAAGAGCGCGAGCAGTTCGACCGCCCCATTGCCGACTTCCAAGCCATCCAGCACAAGCTCGCGGACATGGACACCAAGACCCGGGCCGCGGAGCTGTTGATGCACGAGGCGGCCGACCTGAAGATGCGCGACGAGTCGTTCGTGAAGGAGGCCGCGCAGGCGAAGCTGTACGCCTCCGAAATCGCCCGAGAGGTCGCCAACGAAGGGATTCAGATCCACGGCGGCTACGGCTACACAAAGGACTTCCCGGCCGAGCGGTTCTACCGAGACGCGAAGCTCTCCGAGATATACGAGGGGACGAGCGAAGTGCTCCGAAACACCATCGCCCAACAGCTGCTCGACGAGTAG
- a CDS encoding YhbY family RNA-binding protein, with translation MSDQQLRKEAHDLDVTVWVGKHGIDAVVDELGDQLDDSKLVKVKFLRAARGGTTTDELAAELADAVDAELIETRGNTAVLH, from the coding sequence ATGAGCGACCAACAGCTTCGCAAGGAGGCACACGACCTCGACGTCACCGTCTGGGTCGGGAAACACGGTATCGACGCGGTCGTCGACGAACTCGGAGACCAACTCGACGACAGCAAGCTCGTCAAGGTGAAGTTCCTCCGCGCCGCTCGCGGCGGGACGACGACCGACGAGCTCGCCGCTGAACTCGCCGACGCGGTCGACGCGGAACTGATAGAGACGCGCGGGAACACGGCGGTGCTCCACTGA
- a CDS encoding YqjF family protein yields MAAPRWLEMTWREGLFCHWVADPAVVAETLPSGLSVATHDGDAYLGVVAFVMDDIRPRGSPVGLSFPELNLRTYVEGPNGPGVYFYNLDAADRLGVAVARRLFALPYYRAEMSVRRDGDAVRFTSRRAHRDAPHARFDATYRPDGEAFVPDPGSRAAFLVENYRFYTSGRRLYVGEIAHEPWTLREARVDLRANTLFEANGFERPDGEPTAHVADPIDVTADRIRRI; encoded by the coding sequence ATGGCCGCACCCCGCTGGCTGGAGATGACGTGGCGCGAGGGGCTGTTCTGTCACTGGGTAGCCGACCCCGCCGTCGTCGCCGAGACGCTTCCGTCTGGGCTTTCGGTCGCCACGCATGACGGCGACGCCTACCTCGGCGTCGTCGCGTTCGTGATGGACGACATCCGCCCGCGCGGATCGCCGGTCGGGCTCTCGTTCCCGGAGTTGAACCTCCGCACGTACGTCGAGGGGCCGAACGGGCCGGGGGTCTACTTCTACAACCTCGACGCCGCAGACCGGCTCGGCGTCGCGGTCGCACGCCGGCTGTTCGCCCTGCCGTACTACCGCGCCGAGATGTCGGTGCGTCGCGACGGCGACGCGGTCCGGTTCACCAGCCGTCGGGCGCACCGCGATGCCCCGCACGCCCGCTTCGATGCGACCTACAGGCCGGACGGGGAGGCGTTCGTCCCCGATCCGGGATCGCGAGCCGCCTTCCTCGTCGAGAACTACCGGTTTTACACGTCCGGTCGGAGGCTCTACGTCGGAGAGATCGCACACGAGCCCTGGACGCTTCGCGAGGCTCGGGTCGACCTCCGGGCGAACACGCTATTCGAGGCGAACGGGTTTGAGCGACCGGACGGCGAGCCGACCGCACACGTCGCCGACCCGATAGACGTGACGGCGGACCGGATCCGCCGGATCTGA
- a CDS encoding cation diffusion facilitator family transporter, translated as MWVPGSRSEKGRFQRAAAVNVLGNLAKILVEGAAGIAFGSVALVADAAHSVADLVASAVVLIWGGARYDDADPTHPHGHQRIEPLTALFVGATIVILGLLLLRESIVGLVGPTEVAASPFLVAALLFAVADMYLLYWYTERVNDSLGSTALTALSADCLNDIYTTIAALVGIFGVFLEFPVLDPLAGALVSVLVVYQGIEIGRENVTYLVGGAPPDADRDRIVAALRDHPAVEGVHDLTVYYDGTDLEVEVHVEVDGSMTLHDAHDVETELVTSLRALDDVGDVHVHLDPSGLGEWKDAEESTTGPPRGPSGDGPF; from the coding sequence ATGTGGGTTCCCGGCTCTCGAAGCGAGAAAGGGCGATTCCAGCGGGCCGCGGCGGTGAACGTCCTCGGGAACCTAGCCAAGATCCTCGTCGAGGGCGCGGCCGGGATCGCGTTCGGGAGCGTCGCGCTCGTCGCCGACGCGGCCCACTCCGTCGCGGATCTGGTCGCGAGCGCCGTCGTCCTGATCTGGGGCGGCGCGCGGTACGACGACGCCGACCCGACTCACCCACACGGTCACCAGCGGATCGAACCGCTGACGGCGCTTTTCGTCGGCGCGACGATCGTGATTCTCGGGCTCCTCCTGTTGCGCGAGTCGATCGTCGGGCTGGTCGGTCCGACCGAGGTCGCGGCGAGCCCGTTCTTGGTCGCCGCGCTGCTTTTCGCGGTGGCCGACATGTACCTCCTCTACTGGTACACGGAGCGGGTGAACGACTCGCTCGGATCCACGGCGCTCACCGCGCTGTCGGCCGACTGTCTCAACGACATCTACACGACGATTGCGGCGCTTGTCGGCATCTTCGGCGTCTTCCTCGAATTTCCCGTCCTCGATCCGCTGGCCGGGGCGCTCGTCAGCGTCCTCGTCGTGTATCAGGGGATCGAGATCGGCCGCGAGAACGTGACGTACCTGGTCGGTGGCGCGCCCCCCGACGCCGACCGCGACCGGATCGTCGCGGCCCTGCGCGATCACCCCGCCGTCGAAGGCGTTCACGATCTCACCGTGTACTACGACGGGACCGATCTGGAGGTCGAAGTCCACGTCGAGGTCGACGGTAGCATGACGCTGCACGACGCCCACGACGTCGAGACGGAACTCGTCACGAGCCTGCGCGCCCTCGACGACGTTGGCGACGTTCACGTGCACCTCGACCCCTCGGGGCTCGGCGAGTGGAAAGACGCCGAGGAGTCGACGACCGGGCCGCCCCGTGGACCGTCCGGCGACGGTCCGTTCTAA